Below is a window of Rattus norvegicus strain BN/NHsdMcwi chromosome 5, GRCr8, whole genome shotgun sequence DNA.
GAGAGTCACCTTACCATTAGAAATGAGCTGTTCTGCTCTGACATCTTCGAACAGCGTCACGTCCCCAAAgccctccttctgcttctgttcaaAGAGCTCATAGCAGGCACTGGGACTGGCCAGCAGCAGGCGGAAGCCCTGGGGAGGGAGGTCACAGTCACCTGCTGTGCGGGGGGCGGTCCCTGGGGTCTTCAGCAGCTGTCCCCTCTCTGGCCCCTAACACTAACCTTCCTGTCACTGTTCTTATCATCGACAGGGACAAAGCATAGGAACTGATCCACGTGACCGGTCATCAGCCAATCCGAGAAGAGCTCCACAGGGGCCTGCACCTGTTGGGCGTACACGAAGTCTCGTAGGGCCTTGCTCATGTCCCGGCCCTCAAAGCTGGAAGAAAAGATGGAAAGACGCCTTTGAGTGACTTGGACACGGACAATTGAGCCACCTCTTTGGTGGACTTCATTGGACTGCTCTTGCCAATGAATAGGGTGGGGCTTTAGAAAGATTCCTTAATTCTGGACCAATGAACTGGCTCAGAAGATAATTAACTTGTTGCCAAGCCTGGGGGGCCGATATTGAATCCCTGGGACCCTCATAGTAGAGGACAGACTCCCTGAGCATTGTGCTTAACATGTACGATGGTTCTCATCCACAGGAATAAAGTTTAAAGTGGGTGTGGCCCTCACAGTGACCTAGCTCAAGCCCAGTCATGCGAGCCTAATGACTGAGCCCAGGGCTCTCTGGTTTGGGAGTTACATggcccccacccaacccccatgTTTGGGAGAGCCCCGTCTCCTAGGCCAACAGCCCAGGTGGACTTAAACTAGagaatcagggctggagagatggttcagaggttaagagagcaCCGGCTCTccagaattcaattcccagcaaccacaaggcagctcacaactatcggTGATGAGGTTTGGCGCGCCCTCTGGTGGCCTGAAGGCTCACATGCAgtcagaatgctgtatacataagtcttaatttttttgagaattaaaaGTTTTTTGGTAGTTTTTAAGAGGGTTCCCAtatacctcaggctggcctcaaatccagaGGTTCAAATCAAGGATAAAACTGACCTAGGGCCTGTTCGCTAGGCACCAGCTGTGCTAAATCCCTGACCCCACCCTCAAGCTTGCTTTTTTCTAACTTCAAGCCAAAGGCTCAAGTATCCCTCCATTTCAAGAAGGGTGCAGATCTGCTGAGGGGGAATCCGAGAGTTACTGGAACCAGGGTGACGGTCTTTCTTTTAAGGCACCTGGGTCACCTGTCCCTCTGATCTTCCTGCTCACCTGGGGTAAAAGCTGCCACCAATGAGAATCCTTCCTAGTGGGTAGTCTTTGCCCTGAGCCTTGACAGGCGGGGATACAATCAGGTTCCCGACGGAATCCAGGCTAGCCACCCGGTGGTCCTCAGTTTCTTGGATCAGGTAGCCAACGCCAGGGCTCTAAGGAGACCACCCGGTGGGGAAAGGGGTGTTACCCGGGAGAGACTGGACATAGGATCCGTCACACCACTGTTGGGGACATGCAcatctctccttcccctcaaAGACCACCTGGGACCTCAACCCCCCTGGCCCCCAACATCCTAGCATCCTTGGCTCAACACCAGGCTTGAGAAGTTGACGAGATTCAGAAACTATCCCAGCGCCACACCAGTGAGTATTTCATGGGGAAATCTTCCAGCTTGGCAACCCTCGGGGTGTCAAGGATGAAGGACAGAGTCTTGTGAGGAGCCTGCGTATAGCAGAAAGCCATCTCGTCctgggggaagacagaaggatggAGGTTAATTCTCTCCATCTGCCACTTCCTCATCTGCTGCAGGCTCTCTGGGAGCAGCCACAGACAATAAGAAGCTTTGAGGACAGCTCTGGCTCGGCCCTCAAAACTTCCCTCAGAGGCTTTGCTCGACTTGGCCCTTCCACCTTCTGGTTTAAGACTGAGAATCCATTGTCTCTCCCAAGCCACTGACAGGCCTGACAGCTCTACAACCAAGTCAAGTGGTTTCTGGTATTGGTGACCTCTGACCTACCCTATGATGCCTTCTAGCACAATCTCCCACAACCAGAGTTCCTTGCATCTCAGCCAAGggactgccttttttttttgcggcagggggtggtggtggtgaatccTTGATTCCACCCCTTGTCTCCAAGGGATTACAAATGCATACCACCCCATACCCCCATTTACACAGTGCTGGGGACTCcctgttaggcaagcactctgagcTACTTTCCTAGCCCTTGACCTTTCAACTCTGGCTTGTACCTGTCACCCCCACTTTGCTTGGTGTTGGCTTCTGTACGTTGCTGGAAAGGTCTTAACCCACAGTACTCCCTACCTGCCTCTGATTAACACCTCGAGCCCTCCAGCACACCCTACATGGCCACCTCCATGTCAACAGCTATGCTACTTGAAGAGCTGGTGgcccccagcccagcccccagCAGTGCCTGGCTCATGACCCATCTGAATGTCTCCTCAGCTACTCAAATGACCAGATAAAGGCTATTATGTCTGTCTCCAAGGGATTAGACTCTAGCTCAGGCCTGGCTGAACTGAAGGCATCTGTCCTCCTCTCTAGGCCCTGGCCGAGTGCTCAGATGTCATTGGAGCAGAAGGACCGGGCAGACCCAAAGCCAAGCCGGCTCCAATCCGGACATCTCACATATACAACCCCAGCTCCAGCACCTGCAATGGAGGTCTCAGCTGTTCTTGAAGCCTCTGGAAAGGGGCTGGGGACTCCAGATTATCCTTGACAAGTAGGCATGCCTCGGTGGCATGCTGGCTTACTCAAGGTCATTTTGTGACGTGTGAGAAACCTCCCTGCCCTGCTCCTCCACGGCTAGGTCGTCCCAGCTGGGTGCCAGTTACCTGTAGCCACCTGCCCTGGCGGTTGGGGTCCTCATAGACGGATGCCACCTGCACGTTGCTCTTCTCACTCAGCTTTGTCACGGAGTCCACAAAGCCTTGCAGCTGTAGCTCCCTGCCACCACCAAGAAGCCCACTGTGATTTCAAGGTCCTCAAAACAGTCAAAGTCATATTCCCTGAGCCAAGGGGAAGGCAAAGAAGGGGGCTGTTTTCTGCACCCAAAGTGATGGAGCCAACAACTGTCCCCCTTACCTCAGCATAGGTCACGTCACTGGCTTAGACTTTTTCTGCCTAGACCAGGCTAGACCATGCTGGTGGCTGGTGATAGTCCAATCCTGTTCACACCTTTTGATCACCTCTATGCACACCCTTTTTATCCTAAACTGGTATGGGCATCCTCTGCTCAAACTATTGAATGACTGCTCCCTAAGGGACTATCAGAAACTAGGTAGAGCTCTAAGATGGCCAATCCTACCTATAGCGGACATTAGCACACCTGGAAATATAGATTGTTTTTAAGACAACGGTTttcttcggtccccagctccggaaaaaaaaaaaaaaaagacaacggTTTTCGTTAATACACAGtgacctgtttttttgtttgtttttttcttttttttttttcttttctttttttcggggctggggaccgaacccagggctttgcacttgctaggcaagtgctctaccactgagctaaatccccaactccacacAGTGACCTGTTAACTTGCCATAGAGACTGGCCTGCCTcttgtctcccgagtgctgggattcccaCACCTGGAAAAACTTGGGGTCTTATGTTTTCAGACAGATCCACACTCCTAGATCCACAGTAGATGTTCATTCCTTGGGTGCAAAGTGACCGTTGGAGCTTGGGGTCAAGACATCCAGTTTTACAAACTGGACCCTTAAGAATTGATCACCCTGGCGAGTCACAATTGGGATATGTCCCAGTTGGGGATTCTAGTCCAGTCCCAACATTTATGCTGACTTCCTTTGCAACTCTCCAAAGACTTTGAGTCTCCCAGGTGGcctgggggaaggaggaaggagagagggggagcaaTACACACTGCCCAGGTGGCTTCAGGCACTCTTACCGGCACAGGTAAACCTCTAGAGGCAGCTGGGTACTGGGCAGGAAGATGTAAGGTGCCACCCGGAACATCACTGTATCCTTATATAGCGGGGTCTCTGGGATCAACTGCAATGGATGGATTTCCATCACAACCTGGTTCTGTCACAGCCACCTTTTCCTTTACACCCCCCACTGTGATCTAGAGCTGAGCCCACTGCATTCCACAACTCTGTAACACTCCAAGCTCTACCAAGAGGCTCACACTCAGCGTCCCTGCCTAAGCACTGAGGCTCTCCCCCTCCACCAAGCCCGGGGACTCTAGCTGACCCAGCGGCATACCTGGTCATGAGCCTGTTCTATTAGGGAGACCGAGAAGGAGATCAGGCCAGAGAAGCTGGGAGATGGGAACTCTGTGGCTTCTATGTAGAaagtctctttcccacgggtGTCAAAGGTAGGCAGGATGTGGAAAGGTTTGTCAGGTCCTACTACCAGTTCATAGGCAGAGGCGCCTTCATAGGCAGAGGTGGTACCTAGGACAGACAAGGGGGCGGCCAGCTGCTAAAGCTTTGTGGAGGAGATCACTGTTCCAACGGTTGAGCACAGCATCTTGACATGGGAGCCGAGATTGGAGCTGAGGACTCAGGGGACTATCACAGTTAAGAGCCACTTAACACGCTAAGCATactgtatgtttgcatgtgtgctcacatgcaAGTGGAGGCCGGAAGTTGGTACAGGCAGCATCTTCAACCACCCCCTTATTTGGGACAAGGTCTCCTCACTGGGCTAGGAATGCTCCGATTCGGCTAGAGTAGCTGACCAGCATGCTTCAAGGATCCTGGCATCTACCTCCCAAGCTCTGGGGTTCCAGATCTGAACTCTTGCTAATCCGTGTTCCAGGCCAAGTGCTTTCCCGAGTTTACCTCTCCAGCTTCAAACACCAACATGGTTTTGAGGGCTTATGACGGACACATTAGGCGTCGGGACTCAGAAACCTAACTGTCGAGTTTGAGACACTTGAGAGTTTATAAAACCAACCATGGAGAATTGTAACCAAGCCCCGTAAAGGTGACACACGCAGCATGCAAAAGATGGCCTTTGGCAGCCTCACCAGCATGCCAGCCCCTGACCCGGGGATGGGTGGATGACCCCTCTCCAAAGGCATTTCTAGAGGGACCTAGAGTTGTGGTACCCTGCCCCCAACTCGTAAATGAAACCCATTTCAGTTTAAGCCAAATGAGGAACCACAGAAGACATCTAAAGGTTCCTGGTCTTTCGTAGCTAGACTCCACTCTGGTCATTCTCATTGGGAATTACCTGATTACCTGACAGTTAAGAAACCAAAGctccctaggaagcgcaaggccctgggttcggtccccagctccgaaaaaaagaaccaaaaaaaaaaaaaaaaaaaaaaaaaccaaagctcTCCGGTGTCACTGACCACCTGGGGCCTTCTCACCCCAGTCCTAGAGTGGTTACCAGGCCAGTTATGGCAAGTCAAAGCCAACAGCCCCCGGTCCACTCATTTTCCTGGGCCCTTCAATCAACCTGGACAGACAACAGCACTTGCCACTTGCCTCCTTGCGGGGTGAGCAGGGGATGGGGGGTGCCACCTGGGTTGTGCCGTGACCACGGTGTCACTCTGCCTTCTGAGTCACCAGATTTTGACAACGTCACTAGAGTTGAGGCCTTGGCTAAGAAGGTGGTTCCAGGCTAGACCAGTCCTCTACAAGttccagcacctacatacatTTTGCAGACTCCACCATCTAACCAGGGACTCCTTCTGGGCCTCTGCAGGCACACACAGCGCCTAGGCAAGCATGTTACACACGATACCCACACAAAGTTTGTTTTTAATGGATCCTCGGAGGAGGAGTTAACTTGGGGATATCATCTCTATAAGGTGTCCTATCAGCtcaaagacatttttcttttcctggctATGAGAAACCTGAGGCTAGGCATTGCTCAGACGGACTGGCTAACCCATAGTGTGTACAGACTTCCTCTCTGGTAAAGGTGGGAACCAGATAGCCTTTACAACACAGATCTGGCGACACAGCCTGTGACCTACAACTGCAGCTTCTTCTGGGCACCCTGTTAGATGTAGTACAGGGGCCACCCATCTGGCTGTCATGCCGAGATGGAGTAGGGCTGGGACTTACTGTGAGCCCAGTAGACTCTTGTCTTCTTCGCCTCTTCCTTGGAGGTATGTAGAAGCAACTGGTAGTCCCGAAGGATGCTGGTGGGGCCCTCCACAGTTAGCGTCATCTGAGACAGGTTCTGTATTTCTGTCCAAGAGCGTGCATGCAGGCTCAGACCAGGCACCAGGATAGGAAAGGGATTGACGGACGGGGACAGGGATGGAAAGGGTATTGAGTCTTGGTTGCCCAGGCTGGGATGACAGGTATAAGCAgtcatctgtcttttttttttttttttttaaagatttattatatataagtacactgtagctgtcttcagatacaccagaagagggcatcagatctctttacagatggttgtgagccaccatgtggttgc
It encodes the following:
- the Padi6 gene encoding protein-arginine deiminase type-6; amino-acid sequence: MSFQSTLSLSLDSPTHAICMVGMEITLDISGCAPDKCESFTIRGSPRVLIHISSSVITGKEDAVVWRPMKQPTEALVRMVSPSPTVDEDKVLVSYYCPDKEVPTATAVLFLTGIEVSLEADIYRDGQLDMPSDKQAKKRWMWGLNGWGAILLVNCNPETPSQSDEQSGAQESPREIQNLSQMTLTVEGPTSILRDYQLLLHTSKEEAKKTRVYWAHSASAYELVVGPDKPFHILPTFDTRGKETFYIEATEFPSPSFSGLISFSVSLIEQAHDQLIPETPLYKDTVMFRVAPYIFLPSTQLPLEVYLCRELQLQGFVDSVTKLSEKSNVQVASVYEDPNRQGRWLQDEMAFCYTQAPHKTLSFILDTPRVAKLEDFPMKYSLSPGVGYLIQETEDHRVASLDSVGNLIVSPPVKAQGKDYPLGRILIGGSFYPSFEGRDMSKALRDFVYAQQVQAPVELFSDWLMTGHVDQFLCFVPVDDKNSDRKGFRLLLASPSACYELFEQKQKEGFGDVTLFEDVRAEQLISNGREVKTISQILADENLREQNAYVEKCISLNRTLLKKELGLVDNDFIRIPQLFCLEPLTNVPSNQQTSKLFARPYFPDMLQMIVLGKNIGIPKPFGPQIKGTCCLEETVCGLLEPLGLKCTFIDDFDCYLANIGDACASVIVNRVPFAFKWWKMNP
- the Padi6 gene encoding protein-arginine deiminase type-6 isoform X1, yielding MSFQSTLSLSLDSPTHAICMVGMEITLDISGCAPDKCESFTIRGSPRVLIHISSSVITGKEDAVVWRPMKQPTEALVRMVSPSPTVDEDKVLVSYYCPDKEVPTATAVLFLTGIEVSLEADIYRDGQLDMPSDKQAKKRWMWGLNGWGAILLVNCNPETPSQSDEQSGAQESPREIQNLSQMTLTVEGPTSILRDYQLLLHTSKEEAKKTRVYWAHSTTSAYEGASAYELVVGPDKPFHILPTFDTRGKETFYIEATEFPSPSFSGLISFSVSLIEQAHDQLIPETPLYKDTVMFRVAPYIFLPSTQLPLEVYLCRELQLQGFVDSVTKLSEKSNVQVASVYEDPNRQGRWLQDEMAFCYTQAPHKTLSFILDTPRVAKLEDFPMKYSLSPGVGYLIQETEDHRVASLDSVGNLIVSPPVKAQGKDYPLGRILIGGSFYPSFEGRDMSKALRDFVYAQQVQAPVELFSDWLMTGHVDQFLCFVPVDDKNSDRKGFRLLLASPSACYELFEQKQKEGFGDVTLFEDVRAEQLISNGREVKTISQILADENLREQNAYVEKCISLNRTLLKKELGLVDNDFIRIPQLFCLEPLTNVPSNQQTSKLFARPYFPDMLQMIVLGKNIGIPKPFGPQIKGTCCLEETVCGLLEPLGLKCTFIDDFDCYLANIGDACASVIVNRVPFAFKWWKMNP